The proteins below come from a single Denticeps clupeoides chromosome 15, fDenClu1.1, whole genome shotgun sequence genomic window:
- the tmem182b gene encoding transmembrane protein 182 isoform X1 produces MDRKTLMSPLSGPPGTTLAVAKFFAGFSGALGTLFLLSSFGTDYWSLAAESCEAGDQMIFPPWNLGTAFVHIADAAEGRMEPGSALFYHEGLFWRCFFEGQAHKDFQKKFWITDQLSSKTCTHAYLFPKPLMAAHTVTDHDSAVVYREFWIAFIMLGIGAVVIGAFLGVGASACHCRALYKSGGVFFLMGGSIWLCVLVLYVVWFHATDTLEQHVLQQGAQICHSFHLSFCYGPSFMLAPVGIFFCLLAGLLFVLIARSMPDQRSGGNNGTAKDEKTSSQFYTSQTIEEVETEYV; encoded by the exons ATGGACAGAAAAACACTAATGTCACCCTTATCAGGTCCTCCGGGGACAACGCTGGCTGTGGCCAAGTTCTTCGCTGGCTTCTCTGGGGCTTTGGGAACGCTCTTTCTCCTTTCCTCATTCGGCACGGACTACTGGTCGCTCGCTGCAGAGTCATGTGAAGCAGGAGACCAAATGATATTTCCTCCATGG AATCTTGGAACAGCCTTTGTGCATATC GCCGATGCGGCAGAGGGTAGAATGGAACCAGGTTCTGCTCTGTTCTACCACGAGGGTCTGTTCTGGAGGTGCTTCTTTGAGGGCCAAGCTCACAAGGACTTCCAAAAGAAGTTCTGGATTA CCGATCAACTGTCCTCTAAGACCTGCACACATGCGTACCTGTTCCCAAAACCTCTGATGGCAGCACACACCGTTACCGACCACGACTCTGCAGTGG TTTACAGGGAATTTTGGATCGCATTCATAATGCTGGGCATCGGTGCAGTTGTGATTGGTGCCTTCCTTGGAGTCGGAGCTTCCGCCTGTCACTGTCGAGCTCTATATAAATCAGGCGGCGTCTTCTTCCTGATGGGAG GTTCCAtttggctgtgtgttttggtgctGTATGTAGTGTGGTTCCACGCGACAGACACGCTGGAACAGCATGttctccagcagggggcacagATCTGCCACAGTTTCCACCTCAGCTTTTGCTACGGGCCTTCCTTCATGCTCGCCCCCGTGGGCATCTTCTTCTGCCTCCTGGCTGGACTCCTCTTTGTCTTGATAGCGAGATCCATGCCAGACCAACGCAGCGGAGGCAACAATGGAACTGCAAAGGATGAGAAAACAAGCAGTCAGTTTTACACCTCCCAGACTATAGAGGAAGTGGAAACTGAATATGTATAG
- the tmem182b gene encoding transmembrane protein 182 isoform X2 translates to MDRKTLMSPLSGPPGTTLAVAKFFAGFSGALGTLFLLSSFGTDYWSLAAESCEAGDQMIFPPWADAAEGRMEPGSALFYHEGLFWRCFFEGQAHKDFQKKFWITDQLSSKTCTHAYLFPKPLMAAHTVTDHDSAVVYREFWIAFIMLGIGAVVIGAFLGVGASACHCRALYKSGGVFFLMGGSIWLCVLVLYVVWFHATDTLEQHVLQQGAQICHSFHLSFCYGPSFMLAPVGIFFCLLAGLLFVLIARSMPDQRSGGNNGTAKDEKTSSQFYTSQTIEEVETEYV, encoded by the exons ATGGACAGAAAAACACTAATGTCACCCTTATCAGGTCCTCCGGGGACAACGCTGGCTGTGGCCAAGTTCTTCGCTGGCTTCTCTGGGGCTTTGGGAACGCTCTTTCTCCTTTCCTCATTCGGCACGGACTACTGGTCGCTCGCTGCAGAGTCATGTGAAGCAGGAGACCAAATGATATTTCCTCCATGG GCCGATGCGGCAGAGGGTAGAATGGAACCAGGTTCTGCTCTGTTCTACCACGAGGGTCTGTTCTGGAGGTGCTTCTTTGAGGGCCAAGCTCACAAGGACTTCCAAAAGAAGTTCTGGATTA CCGATCAACTGTCCTCTAAGACCTGCACACATGCGTACCTGTTCCCAAAACCTCTGATGGCAGCACACACCGTTACCGACCACGACTCTGCAGTGG TTTACAGGGAATTTTGGATCGCATTCATAATGCTGGGCATCGGTGCAGTTGTGATTGGTGCCTTCCTTGGAGTCGGAGCTTCCGCCTGTCACTGTCGAGCTCTATATAAATCAGGCGGCGTCTTCTTCCTGATGGGAG GTTCCAtttggctgtgtgttttggtgctGTATGTAGTGTGGTTCCACGCGACAGACACGCTGGAACAGCATGttctccagcagggggcacagATCTGCCACAGTTTCCACCTCAGCTTTTGCTACGGGCCTTCCTTCATGCTCGCCCCCGTGGGCATCTTCTTCTGCCTCCTGGCTGGACTCCTCTTTGTCTTGATAGCGAGATCCATGCCAGACCAACGCAGCGGAGGCAACAATGGAACTGCAAAGGATGAGAAAACAAGCAGTCAGTTTTACACCTCCCAGACTATAGAGGAAGTGGAAACTGAATATGTATAG